A genome region from Archaeoglobus fulgidus DSM 4304 includes the following:
- the cmr5 gene encoding type III-B CRISPR module-associated protein Cmr5 translates to MDIREIEQERASFAFKVVSDIKDKYSQNKKVQGKYSSYAEKAPTIILNNGLGATLAFFLSKLEKPIDDVDYKSINPESFGNAENIAYAFLYKHLSTWLAEGNGKDSAFSGLTNGEDPLKYIMEKTAIDVAISTEEALSILNWIKKFAKAMLEEEL, encoded by the coding sequence GTGGACATAAGGGAAATTGAGCAGGAACGGGCAAGTTTCGCCTTTAAAGTCGTGTCAGATATTAAAGATAAATACAGTCAGAACAAAAAAGTTCAGGGAAAGTACTCTTCTTATGCTGAAAAGGCCCCAACAATAATTCTCAATAATGGTCTTGGGGCAACTCTTGCGTTTTTCCTTTCAAAACTTGAAAAGCCGATTGATGATGTCGATTACAAAAGTATAAACCCGGAAAGCTTTGGAAATGCAGAAAACATCGCCTATGCCTTTCTTTACAAGCATCTTTCAACTTGGCTTGCGGAAGGAAACGGAAAAGATTCTGCATTTAGTGGTTTAACAAACGGAGAGGACCCGCTGAAGTACATAATGGAAAAAACAGCAATAGACGTAGCTATTTCAACAGAGGAGGCTCTTTCAATTCTTAATTGGATTAAAAAATTTGCCAAGGCTATGCTGGAGGAGGAATTATGA
- the cmr4 gene encoding type III-B CRISPR module RAMP protein Cmr4 yields MFEKAVVFGLYSITPVHAGSGAELSVIDLPIQRERHTGFPVIWGQSLKGVLRSRFRQLELDEKIEVESQKWKWKEKTKEVLKEKADEFIKKVEERKRDPLLTEIVFGPATDGASEHAGAVSVGDAKILLFPVRSAKGVFAFVTSPIVIQRLKEDFELVSEIENDIELKQILSRFKVELSNNETIAGNALILNGENKVILEDIVLKVKSDSNVIENLVEVLKTLFGDNFFGKPIESIKERIAIVSDDVFKSFTRFSTEIVARVRIDAEKGTVARGGLWYEEFLPSDTLMYSLIAVGSPKKENLPKEVDNTQKIVNVLKVTFNNAFLQIGGDETVGKGFVKVRAGVLTGGHKGN; encoded by the coding sequence ATGTTTGAAAAAGCCGTGGTTTTTGGTTTGTATAGTATAACACCCGTGCATGCGGGGAGCGGGGCTGAGCTGAGCGTTATAGATTTGCCGATACAGAGGGAAAGGCATACGGGGTTTCCCGTTATATGGGGGCAGAGTTTGAAGGGTGTTTTGCGGAGTCGGTTTAGACAACTTGAATTAGATGAAAAAATTGAGGTCGAAAGCCAGAAATGGAAGTGGAAAGAGAAAACAAAGGAAGTTCTAAAAGAAAAGGCGGATGAATTCATTAAAAAAGTTGAAGAGAGAAAAAGAGATCCTCTGCTTACGGAGATCGTTTTCGGTCCCGCAACAGATGGAGCATCAGAGCATGCTGGAGCTGTAAGCGTTGGAGACGCTAAAATTCTCCTATTTCCGGTGAGGAGCGCTAAGGGGGTTTTTGCTTTTGTCACGAGCCCCATAGTTATCCAAAGGCTTAAGGAAGACTTTGAGTTAGTTTCTGAAATCGAAAATGATATTGAGCTAAAGCAAATTCTTTCAAGATTTAAAGTGGAACTCAGCAATAATGAAACGATTGCTGGCAATGCCTTAATTCTAAATGGAGAAAACAAGGTAATTTTGGAGGACATCGTCTTGAAAGTTAAATCAGACAGCAATGTAATAGAAAATTTAGTTGAAGTCTTAAAAACGCTTTTTGGAGACAACTTTTTCGGAAAACCTATAGAATCAATCAAAGAACGCATTGCAATAGTCAGCGATGATGTATTCAAATCATTCACGAGATTCTCAACTGAGATTGTTGCAAGGGTTAGAATTGATGCAGAAAAAGGTACAGTTGCTCGGGGTGGACTTTGGTACGAGGAATTTTTGCCGTCAGACACCTTAATGTACTCTCTGATTGCTGTAGGCAGTCCAAAAAAAGAGAATTTGCCCAAAGAAGTGGACAACACTCAGAAAATTGTTAATGTTTTAAAAGTAACTTTCAACAATGCATTTCTGCAAATTGGGGGAGATGAAACTGTTGGAAAAGGGTTTGTGAAAGTTAGAGCGGGGGTGTTGACCGGTGGACATAAGGGAAATTGA
- the crn3 gene encoding CRISPR-associated ring nuclease Crn3/Csx3, whose protein sequence is MKFAVIDRKNFTLIHFEIEKPIKPEILKEIEIPSVDTRKGVVISGRGPIWLHCFLAHKYHHTPFVAVYDPRLGAVVVQSHSELREGDVIDVVVEEILKGGVRHV, encoded by the coding sequence ATGAAATTCGCTGTGATTGATCGCAAGAACTTCACTTTAATTCACTTTGAAATCGAAAAGCCGATAAAACCGGAAATTCTTAAGGAAATCGAGATCCCTTCTGTGGATACGAGAAAAGGAGTTGTAATCTCTGGAAGAGGTCCAATATGGCTCCACTGCTTTTTAGCCCACAAGTACCATCACACGCCCTTTGTGGCAGTATACGACCCGAGACTCGGAGCTGTGGTTGTTCAGTCCCACAGTGAGCTAAGGGAAGGAGATGTTATTGACGTGGTTGTGGAGGAGATACTGAAAGGAGGTGTTCGACATGTTTGA
- the cmr3 gene encoding type III-B CRISPR module-associated protein Cmr3, with protein sequence MILVMKPYDSLLFREPRPFDVNNHVARTILPLPQTLAGAVRSAIYVKYGSKVKDLIGFGKEEPEFEILGHFFYRYDGKFELLVESPHDVTQNLGLVKPHRIDKLGITILMDSEGIKFRPFNGFLKFSGLIDYLQGRIAEDSVVERQKIFKKERRVGIALTKAKVTKEEHFYQVEMLRFSDDCGIAVWVEDGVDFDDEGILGVGGERRFVKFEKREEPECITNLRSKWKKIRDKINETGRLKIYLATPAILGAKGYSSKLDYDLLGDIGIERVRSVNFIGGKPVIFSGWDFVTRKPKPTRYAVPAGSVYFVEFEGEVKLDMPYLKLGKLTKLGYGLCFMGVW encoded by the coding sequence ATGATTTTGGTGATGAAGCCTTATGATTCTTTATTATTCCGCGAGCCACGGCCTTTTGATGTAAACAATCATGTAGCGCGCACAATATTGCCGTTACCTCAAACATTGGCAGGGGCGGTGAGGTCTGCAATTTACGTGAAATATGGTTCGAAAGTGAAAGATCTAATAGGGTTTGGAAAAGAGGAGCCTGAATTTGAAATTCTGGGTCATTTCTTCTACAGGTACGATGGTAAGTTCGAACTTCTTGTAGAATCGCCGCATGATGTGACCCAGAACCTGGGCCTTGTAAAACCACACAGGATTGACAAATTGGGTATTACAATCCTAATGGATTCTGAGGGCATTAAATTTAGGCCATTCAACGGCTTTTTAAAGTTCAGCGGTCTTATTGATTACCTTCAGGGAAGAATTGCTGAGGATTCTGTGGTAGAAAGGCAGAAAATTTTTAAGAAAGAACGTAGAGTAGGAATAGCACTTACAAAGGCTAAGGTTACAAAGGAAGAACACTTCTACCAAGTAGAAATGCTAAGGTTCTCCGACGACTGCGGTATAGCTGTTTGGGTTGAAGATGGCGTCGATTTTGATGACGAGGGGATTTTAGGAGTCGGTGGTGAGAGGAGGTTTGTTAAGTTTGAAAAGAGAGAAGAGCCGGAGTGTATAACCAACCTGAGGAGTAAATGGAAAAAGATCAGAGACAAAATAAACGAAACCGGAAGATTAAAAATCTACCTCGCAACTCCGGCGATACTGGGAGCAAAAGGTTATTCATCAAAATTAGATTATGATTTGCTCGGTGATATCGGAATAGAACGTGTGAGGAGTGTGAATTTCATTGGCGGAAAGCCAGTCATTTTCAGCGGGTGGGATTTTGTTACCAGAAAGCCTAAACCAACAAGATATGCGGTTCCAGCGGGTTCCGTTTATTTTGTAGAGTTTGAGGGGGAAGTCAAGTTGGATATGCCTTATCTCAAGCTCGGAAAACTCACAAAACTCGGCTACGGTTTGTGCTTTATGGGGGTGTGGTAA
- the cas10 gene encoding type III-B CRISPR-associated protein Cas10/Cmr2 yields the protein MADNEFWLNKIRAFFHDPPDKSFELKTHERRASFILGELKPSKSLKRIIKNADIQASSLQRVDLEKSIHKKELKSTFDRIHNTEKYEYIGQPIIRHPVTGEIKEYGTILANLPQTQREVYDVDDEGKEDYEEQFQEILSRILKIEKKVFDDFKNRYSDPKDLYISLWAFYAEKLKEALEEEFSASFAEEFVNLPAYTLSPDHTLFDHADATSAIFGAEIDGKKPVLVLFKISPVQKFIADARKEKDLWAASHMLSTLTFKAISFIADKFGPDVVIYPHLRGNPFFHAWLHSKKIWEFSDSHSLKIASVPNKFLALVGVSDEKELNNLREGIRNEIESFLADLFDKLWNEVIVGALEHSDALKHLGDKKEIHKEILLKRFTLTLSSLKIHDVDVSGSKEEAYEKVKDFVRSLGLPNAIESKYLQWLDMLGSVEASNNRPTKYDLYSLYYEILTVLNAIESTHFDKPAEPAGYKCTLCGEHLAIGGESREMMENVWGKIHKRWPSHLRSNERLCAVCAVKRFYPKFIETLDIFEGVGKVVPDIESVSEVAMCRRTKHGITWKEVYDYLRGLKNVDDEKLLGKLENLKHSVQTLINNVKSELKSRKVYPEEFLEGLNRNFSNEILYSERLRDFNTLLDTLGFDAAKLGLDDVKNYETMISELRERLSEVYKMLGEPPKYYAILMMDGDEMGKLLSGEKLKTAEHYLHSAILERVSDALRVKAKTVRRLITPAAHSSISRALKNFSVNHVPDVVRKGNGTLIYSGGDDVLVLLPVDTAFDVATELAMTFSTSWNGWEMLPGNKLSAGLLIVHYKHPLYDALEKTRELLQKAKKLGRNAIAVGLLKRSGSYYESVVNFETLEDAKAVANLLVKEQVSPRIIYELLNFADVISKEFLHQLVKYEAVRHSIDKNLAEEFQSVFARGHQGVRVELEGNDEEINKYISDGANLETFLDKYEKAVDVIRKQVRGFLNLVKILYESIRGGAK from the coding sequence ATGGCTGACAACGAATTCTGGTTAAACAAAATTAGGGCTTTCTTCCATGACCCTCCAGATAAGTCGTTTGAACTTAAAACGCATGAACGAAGAGCCTCATTTATTCTTGGAGAACTAAAACCAAGCAAATCTCTAAAAAGAATAATAAAAAATGCTGATATACAAGCATCATCCTTACAAAGAGTAGACCTTGAAAAGAGTATCCACAAAAAAGAACTGAAATCGACATTTGACAGGATTCACAACACGGAAAAATATGAGTACATAGGCCAACCAATTATAAGGCACCCCGTAACCGGGGAGATTAAGGAGTACGGCACAATTTTAGCCAATCTTCCTCAAACACAGAGGGAGGTTTACGACGTTGATGATGAGGGCAAAGAAGATTACGAGGAGCAGTTTCAAGAGATACTTAGCAGAATTCTTAAAATAGAAAAGAAAGTCTTTGATGACTTTAAGAATAGATACAGTGACCCAAAAGACCTCTACATTTCACTATGGGCATTTTACGCCGAGAAGCTAAAGGAAGCCTTGGAGGAGGAGTTTTCGGCAAGCTTCGCAGAGGAGTTCGTGAATTTACCTGCATATACTCTTAGCCCGGACCATACGCTATTTGACCATGCAGACGCCACTTCGGCCATTTTCGGTGCTGAAATTGACGGAAAAAAGCCTGTGTTGGTGCTTTTTAAAATTAGCCCCGTTCAGAAGTTCATTGCTGATGCGAGGAAAGAAAAAGATCTGTGGGCAGCGAGCCACATGCTTTCAACTTTAACCTTCAAAGCAATCTCATTCATCGCTGATAAATTCGGTCCAGATGTCGTGATATATCCTCACTTGAGGGGAAATCCCTTTTTCCATGCTTGGTTACATTCAAAGAAAATCTGGGAGTTTTCAGATTCTCACAGCCTTAAAATAGCGTCTGTTCCCAATAAATTCCTGGCACTCGTAGGTGTTAGCGATGAAAAGGAGCTAAACAATTTAAGAGAAGGCATCAGGAACGAAATTGAGAGCTTCTTGGCTGATTTATTTGACAAACTCTGGAATGAGGTTATTGTTGGGGCCTTGGAACACAGTGACGCTCTAAAACATTTAGGTGACAAAAAAGAAATTCACAAAGAAATTTTGCTCAAACGTTTCACCTTAACCCTGAGCTCTCTTAAAATCCATGATGTAGATGTTTCTGGGAGCAAAGAGGAAGCTTATGAAAAGGTAAAAGATTTTGTCAGAAGTCTTGGCTTGCCAAATGCAATAGAAAGTAAATATCTGCAATGGCTTGATATGCTTGGTAGTGTGGAGGCAAGCAACAATCGACCAACCAAATACGACCTTTACTCTCTTTACTACGAAATCCTGACTGTGTTAAATGCGATTGAATCGACGCATTTCGACAAACCAGCCGAACCCGCAGGATACAAATGCACGCTTTGTGGTGAGCATCTGGCCATAGGTGGCGAAAGCCGGGAAATGATGGAAAATGTTTGGGGGAAAATTCATAAGCGATGGCCCTCCCACCTTCGCAGCAATGAACGTCTATGTGCTGTCTGCGCTGTTAAAAGGTTCTATCCAAAGTTCATTGAGACTCTGGATATTTTTGAAGGGGTAGGTAAGGTAGTTCCGGATATTGAAAGTGTAAGCGAGGTTGCGATGTGCAGGAGAACAAAGCATGGTATTACCTGGAAGGAGGTTTATGATTACCTGAGAGGACTAAAAAATGTTGATGATGAGAAGTTATTGGGTAAATTGGAGAACTTGAAGCATTCTGTTCAGACCTTAATAAACAACGTCAAATCCGAGCTCAAAAGCAGAAAGGTATATCCGGAGGAGTTCTTGGAGGGGCTGAACAGGAATTTCAGCAATGAGATTCTGTACTCAGAGCGGTTGCGAGACTTTAATACACTGCTCGATACACTCGGTTTCGACGCTGCTAAACTCGGTTTAGACGATGTTAAAAATTACGAAACCATGATTTCCGAGTTAAGAGAAAGACTATCTGAAGTATATAAGATGTTGGGAGAGCCTCCGAAGTACTATGCCATACTGATGATGGATGGGGACGAAATGGGGAAATTGCTCAGCGGTGAGAAGCTTAAAACTGCTGAGCATTATTTACACTCAGCCATTTTGGAGAGAGTAAGTGATGCGTTGAGAGTAAAAGCAAAAACAGTTAGAAGACTAATCACTCCTGCAGCCCACTCTTCGATAAGCAGGGCATTGAAAAATTTCTCGGTGAACCATGTCCCAGATGTAGTTAGAAAAGGCAACGGAACGCTCATTTACTCAGGTGGAGATGACGTTCTCGTTTTGCTACCTGTAGATACCGCCTTTGATGTTGCTACAGAATTAGCAATGACCTTCTCAACCTCGTGGAATGGCTGGGAAATGTTGCCGGGAAACAAACTCAGCGCAGGTCTTTTAATAGTTCACTATAAGCATCCGCTTTACGATGCACTTGAAAAAACACGGGAACTGCTTCAAAAAGCTAAAAAACTCGGTAGAAATGCAATTGCTGTTGGACTGCTGAAAAGGAGTGGTAGCTACTATGAAAGTGTTGTTAACTTCGAAACACTGGAAGATGCAAAAGCGGTTGCCAATCTGCTGGTAAAAGAGCAGGTTTCTCCCCGAATTATTTATGAACTCCTGAATTTCGCAGATGTCATCAGTAAAGAGTTTCTACACCAGCTCGTTAAATATGAGGCAGTTAGACATTCTATAGATAAAAATTTGGCTGAAGAGTTTCAGTCAGTTTTTGCCAGAGGTCATCAGGGAGTTAGAGTTGAGCTGGAAGGTAATGACGAAGAAATCAACAAATACATAAGTGATGGGGCAAACTTAGAGACATTTCTTGATAAATACGAAAAAGCAGTAGATGTAATCAGAAAACAGGTGCGGGGATTCTTAAATCTTGTAAAAATCTTATATGAGTCAATTAGAGGTGGAGCTAAATGA
- the cmr1 gene encoding type III-B CRISPR module RAMP protein Cmr1 yields MYSATFTLEAITPVFMRGANQSKAEIRAASIKGLMRWWFRALSGSYFGNDVEGLRRVEEYVFGSTKRESRVVVEVVKEHVEERFCPLPMVWKKKKGVTTRVSQRAIAPGSKFTLLLTSDDEEVLKLACYSLIGLVYFGGIGFRCSRGAGSLKISSLKSDVQLIDLPKNKNQLGQMVNDLTVEIAKILKKTFLCDHENKNCTSYSSFWCFYLFLWGEKAELEEVYYRSNNLENERLTLLDLFEKEFKNKNNHLSNYGYRDFVFGLPRGTKKDRRASPIKVGITELSEKYHVRVSVFKTKIFKPGMNVKWDNIFVFLENIGAERIYPER; encoded by the coding sequence ATGTACAGTGCTACCTTTACTCTTGAGGCTATCACTCCTGTTTTCATGCGCGGTGCTAATCAGAGCAAAGCCGAAATCAGGGCTGCATCGATTAAAGGCTTGATGAGGTGGTGGTTCAGGGCTCTGTCCGGGAGCTATTTTGGCAATGATGTTGAGGGGTTGAGGAGGGTTGAGGAGTACGTTTTTGGAAGCACAAAGCGGGAGAGTAGGGTGGTGGTTGAAGTTGTAAAAGAACACGTGGAAGAGAGGTTCTGTCCACTACCAATGGTTTGGAAAAAGAAGAAAGGTGTTACAACAAGAGTATCTCAAAGAGCAATCGCTCCCGGATCGAAATTCACGCTGCTTTTAACTTCGGATGATGAAGAAGTTCTTAAGTTAGCCTGCTATTCTTTAATTGGGTTGGTGTATTTTGGTGGGATTGGTTTTAGATGCTCTCGTGGAGCGGGGTCACTCAAAATTTCAAGTTTAAAATCCGATGTGCAACTAATAGATTTGCCTAAAAATAAAAATCAGTTGGGGCAGATGGTGAATGATCTCACTGTAGAAATTGCTAAAATTCTAAAAAAGACGTTTCTTTGTGATCATGAAAATAAAAATTGCACAAGTTATTCTTCTTTTTGGTGTTTCTACCTGTTCTTGTGGGGGGAAAAGGCTGAATTGGAAGAGGTATATTATCGGAGCAACAATTTAGAAAATGAGCGGTTAACCCTTCTTGATTTGTTTGAAAAAGAATTTAAGAACAAAAATAACCACTTGTCTAACTACGGATACCGTGATTTTGTTTTTGGTTTACCGAGAGGTACAAAAAAAGACAGGAGAGCATCTCCTATTAAAGTCGGGATAACAGAACTTTCCGAAAAGTACCATGTAAGGGTGTCGGTTTTTAAGACTAAAATATTCAAACCGGGAATGAATGTGAAGTGGGACAATATTTTCGTGTTTCTGGAAAATATCGGGGCAGAGAGAATTTACCCAGAGAGGTGA
- a CDS encoding CRISPR-associated transcriptional regulator Csa3: protein MRTALIATLGFDEKFCYRAILRHGIKEGDRVILITTQMVERVAKAYEWIRKLLETSYGDRVEVEVLQVELKSVEKAIREVADKIKEVEGYDLVVVNISGGMRVLVVIVLLACMLGLPENLKVEIEKEDFSDIVELPVGVLKIVKSPLGDDKVEVLKAVMNGLRDVRGLSKHLGKDESTIRRHLAALEKMGLIEVKKRKPLIVSATELAGLIVP, encoded by the coding sequence ATGAGAACTGCACTAATCGCCACACTCGGCTTTGACGAAAAATTCTGTTACAGAGCCATACTCCGGCACGGAATCAAAGAAGGGGACAGAGTAATCCTTATAACGACGCAGATGGTTGAAAGAGTGGCAAAGGCTTACGAGTGGATTCGAAAGCTTCTGGAAACTTCCTACGGAGACAGGGTGGAGGTTGAAGTTCTACAGGTTGAGCTGAAGAGTGTTGAAAAAGCAATCAGAGAGGTTGCGGATAAAATCAAAGAGGTTGAGGGCTATGATTTGGTTGTTGTTAATATCAGCGGAGGTATGAGAGTTTTGGTCGTCATCGTGCTTCTCGCATGCATGTTGGGGCTGCCAGAAAACCTGAAAGTTGAGATTGAGAAAGAAGATTTCTCTGATATTGTGGAGCTGCCCGTTGGAGTTCTGAAAATAGTCAAGTCACCGCTTGGTGATGATAAAGTTGAAGTCCTTAAGGCCGTTATGAACGGGCTGAGAGACGTGAGAGGCTTATCCAAGCACTTGGGCAAGGATGAGAGCACCATAAGGAGGCATCTTGCAGCTCTTGAGAAGATGGGGTTGATTGAGGTGAAGAAGAGAAAGCCCCTGATTGTGAGTGCAACCGAACTCGCTGGGTTGATTGTACCGTAA
- the csa5 gene encoding type I-A CRISPR-associated protein Csa5, translated as MSFDNLAKVLAVLVAEQGSYTYVDKLGYVPSKDLAVFYLKEALRDLHSIQQKEKFENEKARELVGKIDYERVEKELEDIAKTDERKELREKTSLIAAKALALSAKLGGGSGE; from the coding sequence ATGAGTTTCGACAATTTAGCAAAGGTCCTTGCAGTTCTCGTCGCAGAGCAGGGAAGCTACACCTACGTTGACAAGCTCGGATACGTGCCCTCTAAGGATTTAGCAGTTTTTTACCTGAAGGAGGCCTTGAGAGACCTCCATTCCATCCAGCAGAAGGAAAAATTTGAAAATGAGAAGGCCAGAGAACTGGTTGGAAAGATTGACTACGAGAGGGTGGAGAAAGAGCTTGAAGATATAGCCAAAACTGACGAGAGGAAGGAGCTGAGAGAGAAGACCTCTCTCATCGCTGCTAAGGCTCTTGCCCTCTCAGCAAAATTGGGAGGTGGTAGTGGTGAGTGA
- the cas5a gene encoding type I-A CRISPR-associated protein Cas5a — MIGYLVDVEFVWGFQARIAGLSKTSPSFYYPPPTTFLGAVAEAIAKDKGIGEQRGKEIISELGENLLAIGWKALNCTPLRYSDINRILAVKITSGVLYPNPQDLAKSFDSPARGKTILSSLNDEAPKIRWFLVFKEEAVEEKILWKIHRIGSKESRVAVVDVKKVKVTQKDGLISTDYSFPAEDGVELRGILSQRWEFEVYLNPFEVKYSEKENPLMSYISGKKAVLYRIPIMTSIFSTPECLVEVGGDFKAYEAGGEVVIGRCSK, encoded by the coding sequence ATGATTGGCTATCTCGTTGATGTTGAATTCGTCTGGGGATTTCAGGCGAGGATTGCTGGGCTGTCAAAGACTTCCCCATCCTTTTACTATCCCCCTCCAACAACCTTTCTCGGTGCAGTTGCAGAGGCTATTGCAAAGGATAAGGGCATTGGAGAGCAGAGGGGAAAGGAGATAATTTCGGAGCTCGGAGAGAATCTGCTTGCCATAGGCTGGAAGGCTTTAAACTGCACTCCCCTGAGGTATTCAGATATTAACAGGATTCTCGCTGTCAAAATCACTTCAGGTGTTCTTTACCCCAATCCCCAAGACCTTGCAAAGTCCTTCGACTCCCCCGCAAGAGGGAAAACCATCTTATCCTCGCTAAACGATGAGGCTCCAAAAATAAGATGGTTCCTCGTATTCAAAGAGGAAGCAGTAGAGGAGAAAATCCTGTGGAAAATACACAGAATCGGCTCGAAGGAGAGCAGAGTGGCGGTTGTGGACGTCAAAAAGGTGAAGGTCACGCAGAAGGATGGTCTTATTTCAACAGATTACAGCTTTCCCGCAGAGGACGGTGTGGAACTCAGGGGAATCCTGAGCCAGAGATGGGAGTTTGAGGTTTATCTGAATCCTTTTGAGGTGAAGTATTCAGAGAAGGAAAACCCCCTAATGAGCTACATCTCTGGGAAGAAGGCGGTGCTCTACAGAATTCCCATTATGACCTCCATATTTTCAACGCCCGAATGTTTGGTAGAGGTGGGGGGCGACTTCAAAGCCTACGAGGCTGGCGGAGAGGTGGTGATTGGTAGATGCTCAAAGTGA
- the cas3 gene encoding CRISPR-associated helicase Cas3': protein MVTLSEIYGEIVEKWFGGRDERPFIANAIREIEKNWDRNIFVIEAPTGYGKSTISATIAAYSLQEELKSIIAFPLRTLLEDQYNKFKGLFGNKLGKRYMHNPDSPYLIKPVTLTTIDTLALTLFGIPPEDLDKAVKYWDGTSSGSLGHYLFSQASVALSNIVLDEVHLLADSTKSLNFLFALMHAAIDNDQKLVLMSATIPEALKKRIKEFNPDVCMVEFNESFDRKFVEERRKKKYRINLIALASVEKFGSLERILLEGSKKFSKITVVFNTIGDAVYFYNNIKEKIPEFKKLLLHSRFSEMDREKKAELLAEMKKSEKFVIVTTQVIEAGVDISSNLFITEIAPASSLIQRLGRFLRYGEREGEVYIWYEVDDRGELARWKDDRYKVYDYSLTALTLEKLAEMKNFSVHVDYDRLLDVYGEFEVDERGVNDLRRILMNFENINSAVEKFFELEGSFVRDSFIIPVVPYSVIEEKRRSSKVPVSFETFKNFKVYGCIVSDEFVSAEKLKCNLSSPKALLRDMIRKSIAAFVVDGDYDSEMGLVKR from the coding sequence ATGGTAACGCTATCCGAAATCTACGGGGAGATTGTGGAAAAATGGTTTGGAGGCAGAGACGAAAGACCCTTCATCGCCAACGCCATCAGAGAAATTGAAAAAAACTGGGACAGGAACATCTTCGTCATAGAAGCTCCAACAGGCTACGGAAAGTCCACGATTTCTGCCACTATTGCTGCATACTCTTTACAAGAGGAGCTTAAATCAATAATAGCTTTCCCGCTCAGAACGCTCCTTGAGGACCAGTATAACAAGTTTAAGGGCCTGTTTGGCAACAAATTAGGAAAGAGGTACATGCACAACCCCGACTCCCCTTACCTGATTAAGCCCGTCACCCTAACAACCATCGACACCCTTGCCCTGACACTCTTCGGCATTCCTCCAGAAGACCTTGATAAGGCGGTAAAATACTGGGATGGCACATCTTCGGGCTCTCTCGGCCATTATCTTTTTTCTCAGGCCTCGGTGGCTTTATCCAACATCGTTCTTGATGAGGTGCATCTTCTCGCAGACTCAACCAAATCTCTCAATTTCCTCTTTGCCCTCATGCATGCTGCGATTGATAATGACCAGAAGCTCGTCCTGATGTCCGCAACAATACCCGAAGCGCTAAAGAAAAGAATAAAGGAGTTTAATCCCGATGTGTGTATGGTAGAGTTTAATGAGTCGTTCGACAGAAAATTCGTTGAAGAAAGAAGAAAGAAAAAATACCGTATTAATTTGATTGCTCTGGCATCGGTTGAGAAGTTTGGAAGTCTGGAGAGGATCCTGCTGGAAGGATCGAAGAAGTTCTCAAAAATCACAGTGGTTTTTAACACAATTGGCGATGCTGTTTACTTTTACAACAATATAAAGGAAAAGATTCCCGAGTTTAAAAAGCTCCTCCTTCATTCAAGATTCAGCGAAATGGATAGGGAGAAAAAGGCTGAGCTGCTCGCAGAGATGAAAAAATCGGAAAAATTTGTAATCGTGACAACTCAGGTGATAGAGGCGGGAGTGGACATCTCATCCAACTTATTCATAACAGAAATTGCTCCTGCCAGCTCTTTAATCCAGCGCCTCGGAAGATTTCTGAGGTATGGGGAAAGGGAGGGGGAAGTTTACATCTGGTATGAGGTGGATGACAGAGGAGAGCTTGCTCGCTGGAAAGATGACAGGTACAAGGTTTACGACTACAGTCTTACCGCTCTAACGCTTGAAAAACTCGCAGAGATGAAAAACTTCAGCGTGCACGTTGATTACGACAGATTGCTTGACGTGTATGGGGAATTTGAGGTTGACGAAAGGGGCGTGAATGATTTGAGAAGGATACTGATGAACTTCGAAAACATCAATTCAGCGGTTGAAAAATTCTTTGAGCTGGAAGGTAGCTTCGTCAGAGACTCGTTTATAATACCAGTAGTTCCTTACAGCGTTATTGAGGAAAAAAGAAGGTCCTCGAAGGTTCCAGTATCCTTTGAAACTTTCAAGAACTTCAAGGTTTATGGCTGCATAGTTTCAGATGAATTCGTTAGCGCTGAAAAGTTAAAATGCAATCTCAGCTCCCCCAAAGCCCTTCTCAGAGACATGATTAGGAAGTCAATAGCCGCATTTGTTGTTGACGGAGATTATGACAGCGAGATGGGGCTGGTGAAAAGATGA